CTTTCGTCCTTCATCAGTCGTTTGGTGGCTCCTCCTGACAGATCGGGCACGATCGGTTTGAGAACCGGCAGCATTTGACAACAAAAAGAACAGTTTTATACGTTGGCTGCAAAAGTGttgcaaatgaatgaatgaatgaatgccaattattgtcattatacaaCTGTCCAACGAAATGGGAAAGCCTCGCCTCTGTCAATACGTACATCAAAgcagtacaaaaataaatacgaaTACATAAAAATGCATGTGTAAAACGGACTTCATTCCAAGTATTTCTGAAGATATTAAAGTCCGCGTGGCTTTGTATTAATTGCATAGcgagaggaaaaatgagagtttAGGGTGCTGATGGCTCTCTGGAAAAACTGTTCCCCAGTCTGTTACTCTTTGCTTTTGCGCATCTGTGGCGCTTTCCAGCTGGCAGGTGCTTGATTGTGTAGTGTCCCAAGTAATACTGTCATGTTTTGAGCTCTGCTGAGGCAGAGGTTGAGAGGGCAGCCCATAGTCTTCCGTGCTGCTTCGATCATCCTCTGAAGTCTCTCTCAGTCCACCTCGGTGCAGCTTGCGTACCAGATGGAGACAAAATACCTCAGCCGGCTCTCAATGGATGAGCTATAGAAGCCcacttgcaactttttttttttctctgagttttttttcctgaggactcaggaagtggagatgcCGTAGAACCTTCTTGATCACCGCTTAGATGTTGTCTGTCCAGAAGATTTTCTCAAAGATCAGGACTCGCGGGAACCTGAATGTGTGAACACACTCTCTGTCAACGAAGAGTGGAGCCCGTTCAGTTCTCtttctcctgaagtccacaatgatctcCTTTGTGTATATTAGCGTTCAGTGTCAGATTGTTGTCTGAGCCGTAAGGTGCCGTGAGCCGCAGGTTAAGGTCTCGGgcttctggacctcctctcTGTAGTTTGCCTTGTCTCCCTTCGAGATCagcaaatttgatttgatttttgtggGCCGGGCTGCAGTCGAAGGTGTAGAGACTGTACAGACGTGGGCTTAAGGTGCTTCCCTGTAGCGAGTCGGTGCTCAGTGTACAGATGGAGTGCTGGATTGTCATGTGCTGGACGCTTTTGTGCTGCTTCTCTTGGAGCAGCTCGTAGATTTCCTAGGAAAAGCTGCAGATGTGAGATATCAtcttcagatttttattttctgaccaTTAGCTGGAGGTGCTGTTATTTCAATCCCCTGCCTCAAGgtaatcatttgaaaaaaaaaaaaaacaaaaaaccaaaaacctcCTAAATGACGACTACAAGTGTTCTTGGCTCATTACTgatgtttcacaaaaatgcacaattattttttgtgtcatttgaatTCCATGTTATTTAGTTTATAATGTGGCATTTTGAATGTTGCagaaatgttgttaaaagaagtatgttttatgtttttcaacGGTTTGAACATTTTGCATGACCGACCATTCATATTTCTGTCGGCAAACATTTGTTCAAAAGTTCACCGTTTGCTGAGTCCTTATTGACCGCAAATTCATTCAGCCGAGAGCGAAAGATCACAGGAGCCAATTTGTCTTTATGTCGGTTTCGAATCAGGGATGCCGGAAGCAGGAGaaaattgatgatgatgattttgaaGGCCCCCTCCCCTCGCAGGGGCCTGAGGAAATGAAACATATTTTCTATTTGCAGTGTTCAAGTTGGAGTtctcattttattgtttattttttctcatttgtcgCAAATCTCggtcacattttcatttctagtTTACGATGACTGTACGGAAAACCCGTTGCCGTTGTGTGAATCTTGAATGCCCTCTGACAAAAATTCTTACCGGAAGtcttttaatattgttttctaTTTGGTTGCTGTTCTTGCATCGCTCATCTCTGTTAACTGGGGAATTTCCTCAATTTAAAAAGCAATAACTCTGATTCGATTCATCTTCAGGTGGCAATCATTTGCACTTGCCTGATCTAATTGATATTTGTCATCAGATCCCAATAAGCAAACCGACATTTGACGCATTTCAGCCTCAGTGATCATAAGGAAAATTAATTTCCACATGACTGAGTTTGTGTTGGGCAGTGTGTCAATTTGTCAATGGACGTGAAAATATCAGTCACGCAATTAACCTATAAAAGTATTGGATGATGTTAATGAGTGGTTGACTAGTTGCAAAAATTTACTGCACGTTTATCATCAatcgtttttatttattttttttcacctccaataaGAGCAGCgatcatttttatttggctCCTGAATTCAGAACTTTTTTCAACCGGGTAAATTCAATAAGAACGTAATTATCAAATTCCAACTACCGTATTTGTTACCTTAAACTATACAGTAACAAATGTATCACGCACACGCATTTATTAATCAGCTGAACGTAAAACTGTTTGGGCGCAACCCAAGTTGAGCATGATCAACAGAGTTTGATTCCAACCGCTATGACGTCCTGTTTGCGCCGAGCGCTACTCAAGGTGGCGCAATTGACCAGCCATTCAATTGTCGAgcgcatttttttccacttgtgaCGCGTCCGCGTTGGTGACTTTGTGGAGCACATTGCAGTCGACAGCCCGCGAGGAAAAGGCGTCCATGACGGATtggaaaatgtctttgttttcctggcGCACCTTTTGTTGCCTCGTCCTCGTGTTGCATTCCGCACACGGCGACGTGAGCTTTTCCCTCCCAGAGGAGATGAAAGCAGGATCGGTGATCGGGAATTTCGCCAAGGAACTCGGACTGCAGCCGGGCGCGCTGTCCAGCCGGAAAGCGCGCATCGACGCCGACGGGGGCGGAAAGCGTCACTGTGATCTCAACGCGGGCAGCGGAGAGCTGCTGGTGGCCGGCAGGATTGACAGGGAGGAGCTTTGCGGCGACAGGGCTTCGTGTGTCGTGAAACAAGAAGTCGTGCTGGAGAACCCGCTCGAGCTCCAGCGAATTCATCTGCGCATTCAAGACGTAAATGACAACGCGCCGGTCTTTAACGACCACTTGATTGGTTTGGAAATACGGGAGTCAGCCAGCAAGGGAGCTCGTTTTGTGATAGAAGAGGCCCACGATGCGGACATAGGACAAAATTCTGTGCAGCAGTACATCCTTCAGAATAATAATCATTTCGTTGTGGCTGTCAGTGAAAACACAATAGAGCTTGTTCTTGACAAAGAACTCGACCGTgaacaaaaagaggaaatgaATTTGCTCCTGACAGCTTTCGATGGCGGCTCGCCTCCGAAATCAGGAACGGTCGTCATCCACGTCACCGTGCTGGATGCCAACGACAACGCGCCCGTCTTCAGCCGGGCCGTTTATGAAGCCAGCCTGCCCGAAAACTCTGCTCCGGGTACAATCGTGATTCAGGTTAGGGCGACTGATGCTGATGAGGGCGTCAACGGGGATGTGACGTATGACTTTGGACACGTGACTGAAGATGTGAAAAAGATATTCAGCATTGACCGTAAACTGGGCACAATTGCTGTCATTGGCACTGTTGACTATGAATCGAGCACATCATTTGAATTACGTGTGAAGGCCAAAGATGGACTGGGGCTCTCCTCTTATGCAAAGGTGATTATATCCATCACGGATGTGAATGACAACATCCCAGTTATAAGCATAAAGTCGCTGACCGATCCAGTGGCGGAGGACGCGCCCCTCGGCACCGAGGTGGGCATCATTCACGTGCAAGACAGAGACTCGGAGCAGAACGGAGAAGTCCACTGCTCCATCCAACAAGACGTCCCCTTCAAGTTAGTTCCTTCCATCAAGAACTATTATTCTCTGGTGACGAGCGGACAGCTGGACCGCGAACTGGTGTCGCATTACAACATCACAATCGGCGCCAGCGACCAGGGCTCTCCTCCTCTGTCCTCAAGCA
The sequence above is drawn from the Syngnathoides biaculeatus isolate LvHL_M chromosome 11, ASM1980259v1, whole genome shotgun sequence genome and encodes:
- the LOC133508999 gene encoding protocadherin beta-15-like, with protein sequence MTDWKMSLFSWRTFCCLVLVLHSAHGDVSFSLPEEMKAGSVIGNFAKELGLQPGALSSRKARIDADGGGKRHCDLNAGSGELLVAGRIDREELCGDRASCVVKQEVVLENPLELQRIHLRIQDVNDNAPVFNDHLIGLEIRESASKGARFVIEEAHDADIGQNSVQQYILQNNNHFVVAVSENTIELVLDKELDREQKEEMNLLLTAFDGGSPPKSGTVVIHVTVLDANDNAPVFSRAVYEASLPENSAPGTIVIQVRATDADEGVNGDVTYDFGHVTEDVKKIFSIDRKLGTIAVIGTVDYESSTSFELRVKAKDGLGLSSYAKVIISITDVNDNIPVISIKSLTDPVAEDAPLGTEVGIIHVQDRDSEQNGEVHCSIQQDVPFKLVPSIKNYYSLVTSGQLDRELVSHYNITIGASDQGSPPLSSSKSLGLSVADVNDNPPVFQRESYSAYVSENNKAGSALCRVSARDPDWRQNGTVIYSLLAGAEVNGAPASSYVAVDGDTGEVRAVGSLDYEDLRSFRVHVVARDKGSPPLSSNVSVSVWIRDVNDNSPQILYPAPDGDSSVTELVPKAAQGGSLVSKVIAVDADSGQNARLSYHIVKSTDPGLFTVGLHSGEIRTRRDISESDGMRQNLMVAVKDNGQPPLSATCSVYFLLSDNLSELPPELKDVSSQEREKNSKVTFYLLVALVSVSTFFLTFMVAVLAVSFCRRRKPRLLLDGALAVPGAYLPPNYADVDGTATLRSAYNYDAYLTTGSRTSDFNFVRSYDDDTLPADRTLPKNPVSFGDGLCDSFDPLEVGTNIRSVVDHHSCCTEQ